The following proteins come from a genomic window of Ilumatobacter coccineus YM16-304:
- a CDS encoding DUF3039 domain-containing protein, with protein sequence MTDLETMPVIDHDPVTDEVTETEEPTSAHIVKTDPGENAAAKVLEARIMGTPIEALCGFVWVPSRDPKQLPVCEQCKAVYGMYQAFNDGLRDTPSD encoded by the coding sequence ATGACCGATCTCGAAACGATGCCGGTGATCGATCACGATCCCGTGACCGACGAAGTCACCGAAACCGAAGAGCCCACGTCGGCCCACATCGTCAAGACCGATCCGGGCGAGAACGCTGCGGCCAAGGTCCTCGAAGCGCGCATCATGGGCACGCCGATCGAAGCGCTGTGCGGATTCGTCTGGGTGCCGTCGCGCGACCCGAAGCAACTCCCGGTCTGCGAGCAGTGCAAAGCGGTCTACGGCATGTACCAGGCGTTCAACGACGGCTTGCGCGACACGCCGAGCGACTGA
- a CDS encoding acyl-CoA thioesterase: MTDELSTDLPAFDLLDLEPVDGATTYRMPASTRLCTPFGFLYGGSGIAASAEASERATGRPLQWITTQFLGSPSPGDVIDLHVNVAVTGRASSQTQVSGTVDGALMFTSLSAHNVRPAGDETAFSTMPDVPAPLDCPDFAEPFHVDPPDSFFSTLERRVAAGTIRFDTPLGDGDVQPGLIAMWCRLVDSDIGSAATQAYVADLGPLAVCARLGRPLGGTSLDNTLRIVDPTPTDWVLLELDADGLHRSVGHSTVKIWSQDGRPLGIAQQSAILRTSHHQPPANA; this comes from the coding sequence ATGACCGACGAACTCTCGACCGATCTTCCAGCTTTCGATCTGCTCGACCTCGAACCCGTCGACGGCGCGACGACCTACCGCATGCCGGCCTCCACTCGTTTGTGCACGCCGTTCGGCTTCCTCTACGGCGGATCGGGCATCGCCGCATCGGCCGAGGCGTCGGAGCGAGCGACCGGCCGCCCGCTCCAGTGGATCACGACACAGTTCCTCGGCTCGCCATCACCCGGCGACGTCATCGATCTCCACGTCAACGTCGCCGTGACCGGCCGGGCATCGAGCCAGACGCAGGTGAGCGGCACGGTCGACGGTGCGCTGATGTTCACGTCGCTGTCCGCTCACAACGTGCGCCCGGCCGGCGACGAGACGGCGTTCTCGACGATGCCCGACGTGCCGGCACCGCTCGACTGCCCTGACTTCGCCGAGCCGTTTCACGTCGACCCGCCGGACTCGTTCTTCTCCACGCTCGAACGCCGCGTGGCCGCCGGCACGATCCGTTTCGACACGCCGCTCGGCGACGGCGACGTGCAACCCGGTCTCATCGCGATGTGGTGCCGACTGGTCGACTCCGACATCGGTAGCGCGGCCACGCAGGCGTACGTCGCCGACCTCGGGCCGTTGGCCGTGTGCGCTCGCCTCGGCCGACCGCTCGGTGGCACCAGCCTCGACAACACGCTGCGCATCGTCGACCCCACGCCCACGGACTGGGTGCTGCTCGAACTCGACGCCGACGGACTGCATCGGTCGGTCGGCCACAGCACGGTGAAGATCTGGTCGCAAGACGGACGGCCGCTCGGCATCGCACAGCAGTCGGCGATCCTGCGCACGAGCCACCACCAACCGCCTGCCAACGCCTGA
- a CDS encoding sigma-70 family RNA polymerase sigma factor, producing MDEPGVERRRADGSGGATQSWLHRSGSDVTNFVSLEGHVMSSACRVVGGFGVWMMMAIVSERRRPDSSEALLVRSYPALRRYAAVAAPPEVAPDDLLHDAIVAVLRSGGFDGIEYPAAYVKRAMVNLASNERRRLGRRRSAIRALSADVSGHDDDSYPSDLAHLAELSAKERVVLFAHYVDGDSFETIAQDLDLRPSSVRQIATRARRALRRLNGDD from the coding sequence GTGGACGAGCCAGGAGTCGAGCGACGACGAGCGGATGGCAGCGGCGGCGCGACGCAAAGTTGGTTACATCGCTCCGGGAGCGATGTAACCAACTTTGTATCGCTCGAAGGTCATGTGATGTCGTCGGCGTGTCGCGTTGTGGGCGGGTTCGGTGTCTGGATGATGATGGCAATCGTGTCCGAACGTCGAAGGCCCGACAGCAGCGAGGCGCTGCTCGTCCGGTCATATCCCGCACTCCGGCGCTACGCGGCCGTGGCCGCTCCGCCGGAGGTGGCCCCGGACGACTTGCTCCACGACGCGATCGTCGCGGTGCTTCGCTCGGGCGGCTTCGACGGCATCGAGTATCCCGCGGCGTACGTCAAGCGAGCCATGGTGAACCTCGCATCGAACGAGCGGCGCCGGCTCGGTCGGCGCCGCAGCGCGATCCGGGCGTTGTCGGCTGACGTATCGGGGCACGACGACGATTCGTATCCCTCGGACCTCGCTCACCTCGCGGAACTGTCGGCGAAGGAGCGCGTGGTGCTCTTCGCTCACTACGTCGATGGAGACTCGTTCGAGACCATCGCTCAGGATCTGGATCTGCGCCCCTCGTCGGTGCGTCAGATCGCCACTCGCGCCCGACGGGCGCTGCGTCGATTGAACGGAGACGACTGA
- a CDS encoding NUDIX domain-containing protein: MTELRIRQAVRAVLFTPDASVLLCRFEFPTGTVWAVPGGGLDPGEDHITALHRELVEEVGLHDVTLGPHIWDREHIIPFIDGQWDGQRDRYYLVPVTDRFEPRPALSWEQLRDERLHELRWWTPEQIDEAASTGTRFAPGRLGRLVRALAVDGPPTTPLDTGI; the protein is encoded by the coding sequence GTGACCGAGCTCCGAATCCGGCAGGCCGTCAGGGCCGTCCTGTTCACTCCCGATGCGTCGGTGCTCCTGTGCCGCTTCGAGTTCCCGACCGGCACGGTCTGGGCGGTGCCCGGTGGCGGGCTCGACCCGGGTGAAGATCACATCACCGCGCTGCACCGCGAACTCGTCGAGGAGGTGGGGCTGCACGACGTCACGCTCGGCCCGCACATCTGGGATCGCGAGCACATCATCCCGTTCATCGACGGGCAGTGGGACGGTCAGCGCGATCGCTACTACCTCGTGCCCGTGACCGACCGTTTCGAACCGAGACCAGCGCTGAGCTGGGAGCAACTACGCGACGAGCGCCTCCACGAACTGCGCTGGTGGACTCCCGAGCAGATCGACGAAGCCGCGTCGACCGGCACGCGTTTCGCCCCCGGGCGACTCGGTCGACTCGTCCGTGCCCTCGCCGTCGACGGGCCGCCCACCACGCCGCTCGACACCGGCATCTGA
- a CDS encoding putative quinol monooxygenase, whose product MIVVAGNIFIPAEKRAACLEATATLQQATRDKEPGCLAYVFGADPCRDDVIAVYELWETPPDLAAHFLHPNYTNMRAKLGEMGITGADVKKYRVDAVAPVYNSDQIATVDF is encoded by the coding sequence ATGATCGTTGTCGCAGGAAACATCTTCATTCCCGCCGAGAAGCGCGCCGCGTGCCTCGAAGCCACCGCCACGCTGCAGCAGGCCACCCGTGACAAGGAGCCGGGCTGCCTCGCCTACGTGTTCGGTGCCGATCCGTGTCGTGACGACGTGATCGCCGTCTACGAACTGTGGGAGACCCCGCCCGACCTGGCCGCGCACTTTCTCCACCCCAACTACACCAACATGCGCGCCAAGCTCGGCGAGATGGGCATCACCGGAGCCGACGTGAAGAAGTACCGCGTCGACGCCGTCGCCCCCGTGTACAACAGCGATCAGATCGCCACCGTCGACTTCTGA
- a CDS encoding class I SAM-dependent methyltransferase, with product MGAQNIYDDPEFLAGYVTLDRQVRGLDGAAEWPELRDMVGDVGGRRVVDLGCGFGWFSRWAAAQHAASVLGFDVSAKMLERAVADSPATVEYQRVDLDELELDVTSCDVVFSSLALHYVRDLGRLLGTIAGAVAPGGSLVFSVEHPIYSAPTTQQFDTSERGDRIWPLDNYLVEGERVTSWFVDGVVKQHRTVATYVNAVIDAGFSIDRLVEFGATAAEAAADPARVDDRHRPWFLLLRATRAGA from the coding sequence ATGGGAGCACAGAACATCTACGACGATCCCGAGTTCCTGGCCGGATACGTCACGCTCGACCGGCAGGTACGCGGCCTCGATGGCGCTGCCGAGTGGCCCGAGTTGCGCGACATGGTCGGCGACGTCGGGGGTCGACGTGTGGTCGACCTCGGCTGCGGGTTCGGTTGGTTCAGCAGGTGGGCCGCAGCACAGCACGCGGCGTCGGTGCTCGGCTTCGACGTCTCGGCCAAGATGCTCGAACGTGCCGTCGCCGATTCTCCCGCCACCGTCGAGTACCAGCGCGTCGACCTCGACGAACTCGAGCTCGACGTGACCTCGTGCGACGTCGTGTTCAGCTCGCTCGCACTGCACTACGTGCGCGACCTCGGCCGCCTGCTGGGCACCATCGCCGGCGCCGTCGCACCCGGCGGGTCGCTCGTCTTCTCGGTCGAGCATCCGATCTACAGCGCCCCGACGACGCAGCAGTTCGACACGAGCGAGCGCGGCGATCGGATCTGGCCGCTCGACAACTACCTCGTCGAGGGCGAGCGGGTCACCAGTTGGTTCGTCGACGGCGTCGTCAAGCAGCACCGAACGGTGGCGACCTACGTCAATGCAGTCATCGACGCCGGGTTCTCGATCGACCGCCTCGTCGAGTTCGGTGCCACGGCCGCCGAAGCCGCCGCCGACCCCGCCCGCGTCGACGACCGACACCGCCCCTGGTTCCTCCTGCTCCGAGCGACTCGCGCCGGGGCGTGA